A stretch of DNA from Ovis aries strain OAR_USU_Benz2616 breed Rambouillet chromosome 14, ARS-UI_Ramb_v3.0, whole genome shotgun sequence:
CAGTGGCCACCCAAGCCCAGAGCAGTGGCCACCTGGGCCTTTGTCATCAGGATCCCATGTTCTCAGCGGTGGTGGCGGGTCATTCACAGCCTCTCCAGAGACTGCGGGGGCCGCTAGAGCGTGTTCCCACCTGGGTGACTTGCAGTATTACTGGCCAGAGAGCTGAGGAGCTGCCAGgctgcccccttcccccaccacctCCAGGCTCGGCCCTTCCCGATCAAGGAAGGAGGGGACCAGTGATACCAGTCTCATCACACGGGATGAGACCAGGGCAGCAGCTGACCCAAGGGTAGTGGTGCACACATGGATGCCCAGAATGGCACAGGTGACACGCCAGCTGGGAAGGGAGTTGCGGCAGGTGTGGGCAGCACCCACAGTGCCCAGTGGGCAGGGCAGGAGAAGCCACTCGCCGCACACCACTCGGCCCGCCAGCCTGGGGGCTTGTGCCCATGACTAGAGAGAGGCACCATTGGGGTGGCTGGTTAGTGCCTGCTACTCACAAGCACACGGGGGTAGCTCCGTGTTCCAAGACTATGCTCCCCAACTGCGAACCCAACACGGGGAGCCCTTGGCACAGACGATCCCCATTCTGCATGGCCATCTCGAGGCCGGCACACGGGAAGGGGTGAGGGCTGACCACACTTCCCCAGAACACTGAGCCACCCCTTGCCTAACTCTGTAGGAAACGGCCCTGAGACGGATCAAGTCCAACCTGAGGTGGAGCCCGTGGAGCGCCTGGGGTCCGAGGCAGAAGACCGGGAGGACATTGAATTTGGCCTGGACTGAGCCTCTGCTCTTGTACCAGTGGGCATGGGCCCAGGCCTGACCCCCCAGCAGGGGCGGGTCACCCTTTCACTCGGGCTCCCCTTCCCTTCCGAGCTGTGGTTGCTGAGGGCGTGGGCCCTGGTTCCCTTCTCCCGCGGGCACAGCCTCGTGCTCCCCACGCTGCAAGCCTCTCACAAGCCCGGTCACTtgcagtggaaaccatgtcacaATATAAACATTTCAGGATCCACGTGGGCCCTTGTATTACTGGATTATCTAACGTCTGGGTGAGTCACAGGTCATTCACTCCATCAGGTACTGAGACAAGAACCATCCCATTCTTCTGAGAAGAAACCCAGGTCCCGCCCTGAGGCCTGTGCCActcccaggggtggggtggggtgatcTCCCCGCAGCAGAAGCAGGCTCGTCACTGGGGCCACAGAACCACAGAGGGCGAGAACCTAATGCACTGAGCATGGAAAGCCAGGGTAGGGGACGCAGCCAGCCTGAGAAAGTCCATCATTCAACACCAGGCTCAGTCATGGCTTTATTCAACCCCTAACATGGGTCCAAAGTGCCTCCCTCTCCACGTTAGATTGTCCTAGGAACCGCGTCACACAGACACTGACCACAAACCACCGCTGACACCCAGTGAGCGCGGGCTGGCCAGGGAGCTCATTTCACCATCACCCACAGCACCGAGGAGCCGGGGCTCTGGCCCCATGGTCACCAGGGGCCCGAGCGCACCTGCAGCCCCTGCCTCCAGCACAACGCTGTTAGCTGGAAGGGATCTCAGCGACACCGACCTTCGGGCCGGGGCTGCCAGGGCCCCGCCACGTGCCCCAGACCGTTGTGACCTATGGGAGAAAGCTACTGCTGTCCTCCTTCCCCCGACGTTGCTCTGACTGCTTCCGAGTGTCTCCCGTGCATGAAGGCGTTCCAGAAGCAGGTCTGCCCCCTGGGAACGGTTCTCTGATTTCTGTCTCAACCATGGAAGACACAGCTTATCGAGGATGGCAGGCTCCGGGCGCTGGCAACCTCCCCGGGCCTCAGAAGCCCATGCGGGGCTTCTTCCGGAGCCGCTGAGAGCTGGAGCGTGTGGCCAGGACGCTGGGGGTCTGGGAGGAGGGCGGGGTGGCGCCTTCTGGGGTGTCCCCTCGGGGCAGCTGCTGGACTATGCCATCCCGGGGGGCGTGCTGCCTGGAGGGCGTGGCCCGGACACTGGGGGTCTGGGAGGAGAGCGCAGAGGCCCCTCCTGGGGTGTCCGTGCAGAGCGGCAGCTCAGCCATGTAGTCCCGGAGGGTCTGCTGCCGCTCTGAGGGGATGCCCTGGGCCCAGGGCTCCTGCGTGAGCTCCTGGGAGGGCGGGGTCCTTGGGGGCTGGGGCCTGGCCTCGGGCAGTGTATGGTCTGGGCTGGGCGGGGGGCTGGCAGCGTCCGAGAGGTCCACACGGCCGCTGAGGGAGGAGAAGGTGCTGGACAGCTGAGTCCGGCGCTTGTGCCGCTTGGGCTGCTTCCTGGGCCCGGCGCGGCCGCCCCGCTGCCTCTCCCACCAGGCCGCTGCCCCGAACTCCCAGGCTGCCTCCAGACGCTCGCTGAGCTCATCCTCGGGGCCAGGCTCGGGGCCGGGGGGCCGCTCCTCTGGGGGGAGCAAGCCCAGGTCTCTCCGCTGTAGGAGCTGCCCCTGGGCCATGGCCCTGCGGAAACCCTCGGGCACCGGCCCCTCCACCTTCTGTGGCTCGAAGCCTCCCAGCAGCCGCCGGTGGGAGAAGGTGGGTGCTGCCCACACCGGGGGAGCCAGGGGCACCTCCAGCAGGGCCTCCAGCCACCGGCTGCAGCAGGCAGCGGCCTGGGGTGTCCAGGAAGCTGCGGGGGCACGAGCATTGGGCCCGGGGTCTGCCCGGAGGTGGAAGCGCTGGTGGAAGACATCTCCGGCTGCAGAGAGCTGGAAGAGCGACAGCACTggtgtggaggtggggggcgggatgGCAGCAGCCAGACCTGGGGACGGAAGGACAGTGACCAGACAGCACAGCGGGGGCGTGGCTCCCCACACGCCCCAGCCCCCAACGCACCTATGGAGGGCGCTTTCAGACGCTCTTGCAGCCGCTGGTGACTCTTGGGCTCCAGCAGGGGGAAGGCCGAGAGGGAGTCGCTCCTGGTGGGGAGAGACTGGGGGAGCCCCGCCAGCCGGGGTGTGGAGGCCCCCACTCCTGGAGGAGAGACAGACAGCTGAGGCTCCGTCCAGGCCCGCCCCACGCCCCGCCCacctgccccgccccctgccctgccccgcccACCCACCTGGCCCCCTCACCTGCGAggtgcagcagctgcagctcccctCCTTGGCCGGCCAAGAGCAGCGGCTGGGGGAGGCCTGGGCTCGGCGGCGGCAGCAGCCGGGCCAGCAGGGGCGCAGAGTGGAGGCCATGGTTCCACTTGAGCAGGGGCACCAAGGGGAGGCGCTCATCCATCAGGTAGAGGGAGAACTGGCAGAAGACAGGGGGGGCGGGGATGAGACTGATGGGTCGTGACCGGTCTCTCTCGGCTGCCCCCCGGACCCTTCCAGAGCTCCGGGTTTTCAGAGTAGCCCGGCTCTGCGCAGGAGGTGTCTCCCCAGCAGGCATCCCTCATCCTGATGCCCCCGCTGAGAGAGGGGCTCTCAGGAGAGGCTCTCACAGCCTTCCCCACCCTTGCCCAAGGCTGGCACACATGCCTAGACACCCAGGAGCGCTCAGGGTGctgagagggtggggtggggcagggctagacctcctccccctctgcccctccccatccccgGCTGCATCCAGGGCCTGTGACCTGTGTCTCCAGTGACCTGAGATAgggcagggcagagagaaggggaggtGAGCCCACCTGGGTGCAGACGAGGTGGAGCATGGGGTGCAGAGACTCGGGGCCGAGATCCCCCAGGTGCTGGGTGAGCAGGATTCGCTCTCCTTTCTGGCACGCCGCCTCTGCCCCTCCACGAAAAAGCAGCAGACCACAGCCCAGCGGGCCCTGGGGGACACGCTGGGTCAGCTCTCCCACAGTCCGCCATCCATGGTTCCAACCGGCCAGGGACTTGCTCTGGCCCTGCGGCTTGTCACGCCCGCTGGCAGAGGCCCCCCTGCCCCATGTCCTCACCTGAGTGTCCACCATCTTCACTCCGGTGCGGTCACCCACCGTCAGCACTCGAGGGTGGGCGGTGAAGTCTGCCCAGCGCCAGGGAGAAGGGTCCCGGAACACCAGGGTCTCGGGGTCCTTGTAGATTTGCCGCAGCCTTGGAGAGACAGGCCAGCCATGGCAGGGGGACAGGCTGCGGGGAAGGACTGCGCACCCTGGCTAGGTCCCGGCCAGGTTCTGGGGGGCTCGTGTTGCGGTGGGGGTTTCTGTGGCAGGGGCCTTACCTGTCTTCGGCGCTCCACAGGCAGACGGCTCCAGAGCGGCTGCAGATGACCAGCTCTCCGGGCAGGTGAGGGCTGCAGGGCACACACGTGAGGAAGGCTGGGCCACCCCTTCTCCCAAGCCTACCTCCATGCACACCGTCCCCTCCCCCCAAGTTTCTCACCTGAGGCTGATCCCTGTGGCCCCCTTGTCCACCTGCAGCACCTGGAGAGGGGCCGGCTGCCCCTGCATACTGACCTTCCACAGGGCACAGTGGTGGTCAGAGCGGACAGCCAGCagagctggaggagggagagggtaagggtcagggtcagggtcagcaGCAGGTCAGTGAGCAGCCACGGGAGGTATCCACGGCCTTACCTTCTCCCTGCACGCTGCGGGTCACCACCTGCCGGACAGGTCCCCGGAGCTGGATACGGCCAAGGTCTCTGAGAACCTGGGGCTCGCTCTCTGGGGTCAGACTGACCTTCTGGAAACCTGGGCATCTTGCTAAGGACAGGTTCACAAACTATGGCCACTCAAGGCCCACAACTCCCTGCCCATCCCTGGCCTGTGCTCAGCAAGGGAGGATACACAGTGTGTCCATGGCACTGCCCATGGGGTAGACCAGCTGCCCAGCCCCGGGAGTCCTGCCGGGCACCCAGGCCAGCGCACCCCCGGTGCAGGCATCATCCAGGAGCAGCCGCTCCCAGCGCAGGGCCAGCTCCTCGTGCAGCAGCTCTCCCAGGAGGCTCGCCACCGACGTGCTCAGGATCGGGGCCCCAAGGATGGAGAACCGGCGCTGGCGCTGGCTGAGGTAAGCCCAGGGACAGCTGGGGCGAGAGGATGGCGGGAGGGTCAGGCCGGCCCGGGGGGGCCCAGTGCAGCGGATGAGTGTTTAAATCAACCTGGAACTCCTTCCTCTGCGAGAGCACCCGACCCTGCTCCTGTGCTGCAGTCACGCGACCCAGGCCTGGGAACTCGGGAGTCGTCCTAACCACAGTGATTGGCTCACACCGGGCATGACACCCAAGCCAAGCCAAGCCAAGCCCAGCACACCCTTCCTGGGACTTCTGCTGGTGCCTCAGGAAGGCCACTAGCCCTCTCCCTGGAATCAATGGCCTCTCCCTGGAATCATAAACCACGCTGCTGCCACCTGGAAACAGTCTGCCTAGGAACTAAGCCAAGCAGAGGCAAGTGGGTGAGAAGGTGAAGGGCAAAGGCAAAGCCC
This window harbors:
- the TAF1C gene encoding TATA box-binding protein-associated factor RNA polymerase I subunit C isoform X2 — translated: MGSAMDTLCFQKVSLTPESEPQVLRDLGRIQLRGPVRQVVTRSVQGEALLAVRSDHHCALWKVSMQGQPAPLQVLQVDKGATGISLSPHLPGELVICSRSGAVCLWSAEDRLRQIYKDPETLVFRDPSPWRWADFTAHPRVLTVGDRTGVKMVDTQGPLGCGLLLFRGGAEAACQKGERILLTQHLGDLGPESLHPMLHLVCTQFSLYLMDERLPLVPLLKWNHGLHSAPLLARLLPPPSPGLPQPLLLAGQGGELQLLHLAGVGASTPRLAGLPQSLPTRSDSLSAFPLLEPKSHQRLQERLKAPSIGLAAAIPPPTSTPVLSLFQLSAAGDVFHQRFHLRADPGPNARAPAASWTPQAAACCSRWLEALLEVPLAPPVWAAPTFSHRRLLGGFEPQKVEGPVPEGFRRAMAQGQLLQRRDLGLLPPEERPPGPEPGPEDELSERLEAAWEFGAAAWWERQRGGRAGPRKQPKRHKRRTQLSSTFSSLSGRVDLSDAASPPPSPDHTLPEARPQPPRTPPSQELTQEPWAQGIPSERQQTLRDYMAELPLCTDTPGGASALSSQTPSVRATPSRQHAPRDGIVQQLPRGDTPEGATPPSSQTPSVLATRSSSQRLRKKPRMGF
- the TAF1C gene encoding TATA box-binding protein-associated factor RNA polymerase I subunit C isoform X1, with protein sequence MDFPSSLPPSLFMTGPLGQSDVPDLSFMCSWRDALTLPAFSPQGSQDSAPHVAKALLWEPDTPGPLPLLPPGPDPWDPGLTAKDLLFRGGYQFRRHPRVVLDVTEQISRFLWNHGDIAFAPLGRLLLENFKLEGAHSRSKTKTVVSVKRLLQDLGGHQPWGCPWAYLSQRQRRFSILGAPILSTSVASLLGELLHEELALRWERLLLDDACTGGALAWVPGRTPGAGQLVYPMGSAMDTLCFQKVSLTPESEPQVLRDLGRIQLRGPVRQVVTRSVQGEALLAVRSDHHCALWKVSMQGQPAPLQVLQVDKGATGISLSPHLPGELVICSRSGAVCLWSAEDRLRQIYKDPETLVFRDPSPWRWADFTAHPRVLTVGDRTGVKMVDTQGPLGCGLLLFRGGAEAACQKGERILLTQHLGDLGPESLHPMLHLVCTQFSLYLMDERLPLVPLLKWNHGLHSAPLLARLLPPPSPGLPQPLLLAGQGGELQLLHLAGVGASTPRLAGLPQSLPTRSDSLSAFPLLEPKSHQRLQERLKAPSIGLAAAIPPPTSTPVLSLFQLSAAGDVFHQRFHLRADPGPNARAPAASWTPQAAACCSRWLEALLEVPLAPPVWAAPTFSHRRLLGGFEPQKVEGPVPEGFRRAMAQGQLLQRRDLGLLPPEERPPGPEPGPEDELSERLEAAWEFGAAAWWERQRGGRAGPRKQPKRHKRRTQLSSTFSSLSGRVDLSDAASPPPSPDHTLPEARPQPPRTPPSQELTQEPWAQGIPSERQQTLRDYMAELPLCTDTPGGASALSSQTPSVRATPSRQHAPRDGIVQQLPRGDTPEGATPPSSQTPSVLATRSSSQRLRKKPRMGF